In one window of Zingiber officinale cultivar Zhangliang chromosome 11A, Zo_v1.1, whole genome shotgun sequence DNA:
- the LOC122032622 gene encoding histone H2B.3-like codes for MAPKRAKIVRTTKKVVEETVEVLGVAVDSHNSVNLPAESDSKIVEVVVEDEVPISVVVVAKDKKTEPETEQKQRAEEASLETEEPLPKQKGDEDDRSKEKEAAEFIVDMETKEEEGGDEKEEKGEEDQRVEKEAELPTPKKVEKRKEAPVKESKKGGKRRWRRRLGGGEMDGVGGGYKRYVFRVLKQVHPGLGISARAMTVVDCMMGDMFERLANEASQLSTYSGRATLSSREVQGAVQLVLPGELGKHAIAEGSKAVANYMAAASGSGY; via the coding sequence ATGGCTCCGAAGCGCGCCAAGATCGTGAGGACCACCAAGAAGGTGGTCGAGGAGACCGTCGAAGTCCTCGGCGTGGCCGTCGATAGCCATAACAGCGTCAACCTCCCGGCCGAGTCGGACTCCAAGATTGTTGAGGTTGTGGTGGAGGATGAAGTCCCCATTTCCGTCGTTGTCGTCGCTAAGGACAAGAAAACAGAGCCTGAAACAGAGCAGAAGCAAAGAGCCGAGGAAGCTTCCCTGGAGACAGAGGAGCCGCTTCCGAAGCAGAAGGGAGACGAGGACGATCGTAGCAAAGAAAAGGAAGCGGCCGAGTTCATCGTCGACATGGAAacgaaagaagaagaagggggaGACGAGAAAGAAGAAAAGGGTGAGGAGGACCAGAGGGTGGAGAAGGAAGCAGAGCTTCCGACGCCCAAGAAGGTGGAGAAACGAAAGGAAGCGCCCGTAAAAGAGAGCAAGAAGGGAGGGAAGCGGAGGTGGAGGAGGAGGTTGGGCGGTGGCGAGATGGACGGCGTGGGCGGCGGGTACAAGAGGTACGTGTTCCGGGTGCTGAAGCAGGTGCACCCAGGGCTGGGGATATCTGCGAGGGCGATGACGGTGGTGGACTGCATGATGGGGGACATGTTCGAGCGGCTGGCAAACGAGGCGTCACAGCTGTCGACCTACTCAGGGAGGGCGACGCTGTCATCGAGAGAGGTGCAAGGGGCGGTGCAACTGGTGTTGCCGGGGGAGTTGGGCAAGCATGCCATCGCCGAGGGAAGCAAGGCCGTTGCTAACTACATGGCGGCCGCGTCGGGCAGCGGCTACTAG